The Fructilactobacillus ixorae genome has a window encoding:
- the grpE gene encoding nucleotide exchange factor GrpE produces MAKEKKQPAVEAAQADQPTATNQVDQAQPDAAAPTEALQAEVDKLQQQLDDSQNDYLRSQAELQNMQKRNQKEQSELVKYGSQALAKDIVPALDDLTRALNVQVDDESGRQLKTGIEMVVKHLQKALTDNDIHAIDEVGVKFDPEVHQAVQTVPASDEHPADTVVQVLQTGYRLADRIIRPAMVIVAQ; encoded by the coding sequence ATGGCCAAAGAAAAAAAGCAGCCAGCTGTCGAAGCAGCCCAAGCTGACCAACCAACTGCTACTAATCAAGTAGACCAAGCGCAACCGGATGCGGCGGCGCCAACCGAAGCTTTACAGGCCGAAGTTGATAAATTACAGCAACAGTTGGATGACAGCCAAAATGATTATTTACGGTCCCAAGCAGAGCTTCAAAACATGCAAAAACGGAACCAAAAAGAACAAAGTGAGTTGGTTAAGTATGGCTCACAAGCACTGGCTAAGGACATTGTACCCGCTTTGGATGACTTGACCAGAGCACTAAACGTGCAGGTAGACGACGAAAGCGGGCGGCAGTTAAAGACTGGGATTGAGATGGTGGTTAAACACCTGCAAAAGGCGCTCACCGACAATGACATCCACGCGATTGATGAGGTGGGAGTTAAGTTTGATCCTGAAGTGCACCAGGCAGTGCAAACCGTCCCAGCTAGCGATGAGCATCCAGCTGATACGGTCGTTCAGGTGCTACAAACCGGTTACCGACTAGCTGATCGAATTATTCGGCCGGCAATGGTAATCGTCGCACAATAA
- the hrcA gene encoding heat-inducible transcriptional repressor HrcA, whose product MLTERQNLILKHIVDAYSQTGEPVGSKYLADHLPIKVSSATIRNEMSVLSHNHFIEQVHTSSGRVPSYKGYRYYVDYLTEPIPLEMKARDYITETLDDSVKQIDDIVKQSADLLSQITDYTALTFAPTLQSQDVVESFRLTQINHLNFMAIMMMKSGLVQSQPFLTEAALTPSSSTKVEAWLNQHLRNQPLAVVTRSLENEVAHGGQPLADFTQIVDAFMMVASKLQHDQFFVSGRSNLFHGMGAEAFANLKPLYSSLSSAADLATILQPSGRDVSVRLGFELPNDLWRNYSIISGTYDAGEHGTGRIAVIGPTRMFYPRVMGLVDAFRDELQTRIRSYYHDYDQ is encoded by the coding sequence ATGCTCACTGAGAGACAAAATCTGATTTTGAAACACATCGTTGACGCATATTCACAAACCGGAGAACCAGTTGGTTCAAAGTATCTAGCCGATCATTTACCGATTAAGGTTAGTTCTGCGACCATTCGCAATGAAATGAGTGTGCTTAGTCACAATCATTTCATTGAACAGGTACACACTTCTTCCGGACGGGTTCCCTCTTATAAAGGATATCGCTACTATGTTGATTACCTGACGGAACCGATTCCACTAGAAATGAAAGCACGCGACTACATCACGGAAACGTTAGATGATTCGGTTAAACAGATTGATGACATCGTGAAGCAGTCAGCTGATTTGTTATCACAAATTACTGATTACACGGCGCTAACCTTTGCCCCCACGTTGCAATCTCAGGATGTGGTTGAGTCGTTTCGTCTAACTCAGATTAATCACCTGAATTTTATGGCGATTATGATGATGAAAAGTGGCTTAGTGCAGAGTCAACCGTTTCTAACCGAAGCGGCGTTGACGCCAAGTAGTAGTACGAAAGTGGAAGCTTGGTTAAACCAGCACCTACGGAATCAACCGTTAGCAGTGGTTACCCGGAGCTTGGAAAATGAAGTAGCCCATGGTGGGCAGCCCTTGGCGGACTTTACGCAAATTGTAGATGCCTTCATGATGGTTGCTAGTAAGTTACAGCATGACCAGTTCTTTGTGAGTGGTCGGAGTAATTTATTCCATGGGATGGGGGCCGAAGCCTTTGCTAACTTGAAGCCCCTCTATTCATCTTTGAGTTCCGCCGCTGACTTGGCGACAATTTTACAGCCCAGTGGTCGGGATGTTTCCGTACGCTTGGGCTTTGAATTGCCCAACGATCTATGGCGAAACTATAGTATTATTAGTGGAACTTATGATGCTGGGGAACATGGAACTGGTCGCATTGCGGTAATTGGTCCAACCCGGATGTTTTATCCCCGGGTAATGGGGCTAGTTGATGCGTTTCGTGATGAATTACAAACAAGAATTCGTAGTTATTACCATGACTACGACCAATAA
- the ribF gene encoding riboflavin biosynthesis protein RibF gives MQIMQLTYPLAPDVQFSTPVVLAMGFFDGVHQGHQQVIERARHLAEQRNLPLAILTYDHHPALVYQKLTGDEARYLTLTTAKYERFAALGVDYVYEVNYDYSFQAQTPQEFVDNFIIRMQAQVVVAGFDHTYGEREAAMNNLTDYAQDRFTVVTVPATTVDGKKVSSTRIRRNLSAGHIETVNRLLQRPFQITGTVVHGLARGRTLGYPTANVQYDDLQRMPALGVYLVKMQINEHWYPAMASIGKNVTFGDQNPVTLEVHLFDFNQNLYGKQVAVQFLTKTRNEVKYQGPEALVTQLRRDEQEARKFFKLERNS, from the coding sequence ATGCAGATTATGCAGTTAACCTATCCGCTCGCACCTGACGTACAGTTTTCCACTCCCGTAGTGTTAGCAATGGGCTTTTTTGACGGGGTGCACCAGGGACATCAGCAGGTCATCGAAAGAGCGCGGCACCTGGCTGAGCAACGGAACTTACCGTTAGCAATCTTAACTTATGATCACCATCCCGCCCTAGTTTACCAAAAATTGACCGGGGACGAGGCGCGCTATCTAACCCTAACCACAGCGAAGTACGAACGCTTTGCAGCCTTAGGGGTTGATTATGTTTACGAAGTGAACTACGACTATTCCTTTCAGGCGCAGACCCCGCAAGAATTTGTGGATAATTTTATTATTCGCATGCAGGCTCAGGTAGTGGTCGCCGGTTTTGATCATACCTACGGGGAGCGGGAGGCGGCCATGAATAATCTGACTGACTACGCCCAGGACCGCTTTACGGTGGTGACGGTGCCAGCGACTACCGTTGATGGGAAGAAGGTCAGTTCGACCCGCATTCGGCGGAATCTTAGTGCCGGTCACATTGAAACCGTGAACCGGCTATTACAACGTCCATTTCAAATTACGGGAACCGTGGTTCATGGGTTAGCCCGGGGACGGACCCTCGGCTATCCGACCGCAAACGTCCAATATGACGACCTACAACGGATGCCGGCTTTAGGTGTTTACCTGGTTAAGATGCAGATCAACGAACACTGGTATCCGGCCATGGCTTCGATTGGTAAAAACGTGACCTTTGGTGATCAAAATCCGGTGACCTTAGAGGTGCATTTGTTCGATTTTAATCAGAATCTATATGGAAAGCAGGTTGCGGTTCAGTTTTTAACCAAGACGCGTAACGAGGTTAAATACCAGGGCCCGGAAGCGTTGGTCACCCAGCTACGACGTGATGAGCAGGAAGCAAGAAAGTTTTTTAAATTGGAGCGTAATTCTTGA
- the truB gene encoding tRNA pseudouridine(55) synthase TruB, with protein MVNGIIPLYKPVGSTSFDCVSQVRKIVHQKKVGHSGTLDPSVDGVLPICLGNGTKVVDYLMASGKTYRGSITLGFATTTEDLDGEIIAEQPHFQPLTQAQIKHGLHHFVGTIHQIPPMYSAVKVNGRRLYDYARRGETVTRPQRTVQVTEFTQLGEAIVDEATGTQTIFFEVHCGKGTYVRTLAVDFGRLFGLPAVMSQLTRVASGGFDIQQTVSFATLAAAQATGHLEDLVYPIDHALQAFAQVELTNEQWQRVQHGGFLAPSELNSTEAEVVLRYNGEDKALYYYNEKHHQYQPQKMFSLE; from the coding sequence ATGGTAAATGGGATTATTCCCCTCTATAAACCGGTAGGGAGCACCAGTTTTGATTGCGTGAGTCAGGTGCGTAAGATTGTACACCAAAAAAAAGTTGGGCACAGTGGGACGTTGGATCCCAGTGTCGACGGGGTCTTGCCGATTTGCCTTGGGAATGGGACCAAGGTGGTTGACTACTTAATGGCATCGGGAAAGACCTATCGTGGGTCAATTACGCTTGGCTTTGCGACAACCACGGAGGATCTTGACGGAGAAATTATTGCAGAACAACCCCATTTTCAACCGCTCACGCAAGCCCAGATTAAACACGGGTTACACCACTTTGTTGGAACCATTCACCAGATTCCACCCATGTATTCGGCGGTGAAAGTAAACGGACGCCGCTTGTATGATTATGCTCGGCGGGGGGAAACGGTCACGCGTCCACAACGAACCGTGCAGGTTACGGAATTTACCCAACTTGGCGAAGCCATCGTTGACGAAGCAACCGGCACCCAAACCATCTTTTTTGAGGTTCACTGCGGAAAAGGGACCTACGTGCGCACTCTGGCCGTTGATTTCGGTCGGCTATTTGGACTTCCAGCCGTCATGTCCCAGCTCACGCGGGTGGCGAGCGGTGGCTTTGACATTCAACAAACGGTTTCCTTTGCTACCCTAGCTGCTGCTCAAGCAACTGGTCACCTAGAGGACCTAGTTTATCCGATTGATCATGCACTGCAGGCCTTTGCGCAGGTTGAGCTGACAAACGAGCAGTGGCAGCGAGTTCAGCACGGCGGCTTTCTCGCTCCCAGTGAATTGAACAGCACTGAAGCAGAGGTGGTTTTACGGTATAATGGGGAAGATAAGGCGTTATACTACTACAATGAAAAGCACCACCAGTATCAACCACAAAAAATGTTTAGTTTGGAGTAA
- the rbfA gene encoding 30S ribosome-binding factor RbfA: MAQQYRVGRLQQEIQKEVDDILLKRVRDPRVQGVTVTGVKVTGDLQQATIFYSILSSDPAEQEKVQQGLDKATGLIRGELGHRLSIYVTPEIHFERDESIEYGSKIDQLLNNLKRQ, translated from the coding sequence ATGGCACAACAATATCGAGTTGGACGGCTCCAACAAGAAATTCAAAAAGAAGTTGACGATATCCTGTTGAAACGAGTGCGGGATCCCCGGGTTCAAGGAGTTACAGTGACGGGGGTGAAAGTAACTGGTGATTTACAGCAGGCCACGATCTTTTATAGTATTTTATCTAGCGACCCAGCTGAACAAGAAAAGGTTCAGCAGGGTCTTGATAAGGCAACGGGGTTAATTCGGGGTGAATTGGGACATCGGTTGAGTATTTATGTTACACCGGAAATTCACTTTGAGCGCGATGAGTCAATTGAGTACGGAAGTAAAATTGACCAGCTGCTAAACAACCTAAAACGCCAATAA
- the infB gene encoding translation initiation factor IF-2, producing MAKKRIYELAKELNVPSKKVLGVAQANGISVKNHMSSLDAAQEKTVRGAMTKNGKSQATSNKQASASKQSQPARATGKRPEHHQAAATTKPNKPTHANHDKAINQGKSKPGTPKQPARTAKPAGKQTTTAKAKAGAGKFGGSLNRNNNSNNNKNKKKRRNNRNNRFANMYSKNQRIRQNHKKKAPTVRKNRPLPEVLVYEDGMNAQDLGKILHREPAEIIKKLFMLGMMVNQNQSLDKDAIELLAEDYGIKAQEKEHVNVSDIDKFFEEEENNTSYQAPRPPVVTIMGHVDHGKTTLLDYLRHSHITAGEAGGITQAIGAYQLQQDDHLITFLDTPGHAAFTEMRARGANITDITVLVVAADDGVMPQTIEAIDHAKEANTPIIVAVNKIDRPNANPNHVKEQLMTYGLVPEDYGGDTIFVDISAKNGTNVDELLNMILLQADVMELQANPKQNGAGSVVEARLDRGKGPVATLLVQQGTLHPGDPIVVGDTFGRVRTMTNEAGQELDGATPSTPVEITGLNAVPEAGDRFVVFNDEKTARAAGEERAKEAQIEERKQNNRVTLDNLFDSMKQEDMKQVNVIIKADVQGSVEALADSLKKIDVEGVNVNVIHASVGAVNESDIALAKASNAIIIGFNVRPTPQAKVQAETDKIDVRLYQVIYNAIDDVTAAMKGKLDPTYVEEVTGSIEVRQIYKASAVGTIAGGMVSDGYVRNDSKVRLVRDGVVKYDGELGSLKRFKDDVKEVKQGHECGLTIANYNDIKVGDVIEAYHMKEVAPK from the coding sequence ATGGCCAAAAAAAGAATCTATGAACTAGCAAAAGAATTAAACGTTCCCAGTAAAAAAGTACTGGGGGTAGCACAAGCAAATGGGATTAGTGTGAAAAACCACATGTCATCGTTAGATGCAGCCCAGGAAAAGACGGTACGAGGTGCAATGACTAAAAACGGGAAATCCCAGGCAACGAGTAACAAGCAAGCCTCAGCTTCCAAACAGAGCCAACCAGCGCGAGCAACTGGTAAGCGTCCCGAACACCACCAGGCCGCTGCAACAACGAAACCGAACAAACCTACGCATGCTAATCACGATAAAGCGATCAATCAAGGAAAGTCGAAGCCGGGAACTCCAAAGCAGCCAGCCCGTACCGCTAAACCAGCTGGGAAGCAAACAACTACGGCGAAAGCTAAAGCAGGTGCTGGTAAATTCGGTGGTAGTTTAAATCGAAACAACAACAGCAATAATAATAAAAACAAGAAGAAGCGCCGTAATAATCGTAACAACCGGTTTGCGAATATGTACTCGAAAAACCAACGGATTCGGCAAAACCACAAGAAAAAGGCGCCAACGGTTCGGAAAAATCGGCCGTTACCAGAAGTTTTGGTCTATGAAGATGGGATGAACGCTCAGGATCTGGGAAAGATTTTGCACCGCGAACCAGCCGAAATCATCAAGAAGTTATTTATGTTGGGCATGATGGTTAACCAAAACCAGTCACTTGATAAAGATGCCATTGAATTACTGGCTGAAGATTACGGGATTAAAGCCCAAGAAAAAGAACATGTCAACGTTTCTGATATCGATAAGTTCTTTGAAGAAGAGGAAAATAACACGAGTTATCAAGCACCGCGTCCCCCAGTAGTGACGATTATGGGTCACGTTGACCACGGGAAGACGACTCTGCTTGATTACCTGCGTCATTCGCACATTACGGCGGGAGAAGCCGGGGGAATTACCCAGGCAATTGGGGCGTACCAGTTACAACAAGACGATCATTTAATTACGTTCTTGGACACGCCCGGCCACGCTGCCTTTACCGAAATGCGGGCCAGAGGGGCCAACATCACGGACATTACGGTGTTAGTTGTTGCTGCTGATGACGGAGTTATGCCCCAAACCATTGAAGCAATCGACCATGCTAAGGAAGCAAACACGCCCATTATCGTGGCGGTTAACAAGATTGACCGTCCCAACGCTAACCCGAACCACGTCAAGGAACAATTAATGACCTATGGGTTAGTTCCTGAAGATTATGGTGGCGATACCATCTTTGTTGATATCTCAGCTAAAAACGGAACCAACGTGGATGAACTGCTGAATATGATTTTATTACAGGCCGATGTGATGGAATTACAGGCCAACCCGAAGCAAAATGGAGCCGGCTCGGTAGTTGAAGCCCGGCTAGACCGTGGGAAGGGTCCAGTGGCAACGTTGTTAGTCCAACAGGGAACCCTCCATCCTGGTGATCCAATTGTGGTTGGTGATACCTTTGGTCGGGTGCGGACGATGACGAACGAAGCCGGGCAAGAATTAGACGGGGCTACGCCATCGACTCCGGTTGAAATTACGGGGCTGAACGCCGTGCCAGAAGCTGGGGACCGCTTTGTCGTCTTTAATGACGAAAAAACCGCGCGGGCGGCCGGAGAAGAACGGGCCAAGGAAGCGCAGATTGAAGAGCGGAAGCAAAATAACCGGGTGACCCTGGATAACCTGTTTGATTCCATGAAACAAGAAGACATGAAGCAGGTTAACGTCATTATTAAAGCGGACGTGCAGGGTTCAGTAGAAGCGTTAGCCGATAGCTTGAAGAAGATTGATGTTGAAGGTGTTAACGTTAACGTTATTCATGCTTCCGTGGGGGCGGTTAACGAAAGTGATATTGCCCTAGCAAAGGCTAGTAACGCGATCATCATTGGATTTAACGTTCGGCCAACTCCCCAGGCAAAGGTCCAAGCCGAAACGGATAAGATTGATGTGCGGCTGTACCAAGTAATTTACAATGCGATTGACGATGTTACCGCGGCGATGAAAGGGAAACTTGACCCTACTTACGTCGAAGAGGTTACAGGAAGCATTGAAGTGCGCCAGATTTACAAGGCCTCGGCGGTCGGAACCATCGCTGGGGGCATGGTCAGTGATGGGTACGTTCGCAACGACAGTAAGGTGCGGCTCGTCCGCGATGGGGTTGTGAAGTACGACGGTGAACTGGGGAGCTTGAAACGCTTTAAAGACGATGTTAAAGAAGTTAAACAGGGTCATGAATGTGGGTTGACGATTGCTAACTACAATGACATTAAGGTTGGTGACGTCATTGAAGCTTACCACATGAAAGAAGTCGCTCCTAAGTAA
- a CDS encoding L7Ae/L30e/S12e/Gadd45 family ribosomal protein, with amino-acid sequence MTNYKQTLNLLGIARRAGKIVTGEALVLSGIRSHRVQFLFLASDAGTATAKRFLDKSRFYTVPVNHQLTKAELSAAIGQPRTIIGITDQGFARKLNEINK; translated from the coding sequence ATGACCAATTATAAGCAAACGCTTAATTTGTTGGGAATTGCCCGGCGAGCTGGTAAAATAGTTACCGGAGAGGCACTGGTTTTAAGTGGAATTCGGAGTCATCGAGTTCAATTTTTATTCTTAGCCAGTGACGCTGGAACAGCGACTGCGAAGCGCTTTTTGGATAAAAGTCGCTTTTATACCGTTCCCGTGAACCACCAGTTAACCAAAGCCGAATTAAGTGCGGCGATTGGACAACCACGAACAATCATTGGAATTACAGATCAAGGCTTTGCGAGGAAATTAAATGAGATAAACAAGTAA
- the rnpM gene encoding RNase P modulator RnpM, protein MRKDVISGAMFPKKDLVRIVRDKEMNVSLDPTGKKAGRGAYVRIDVDAVKQARDAKMLEQVFSVTLDPAFYDQLIAYVDHIQARRELMQNDQL, encoded by the coding sequence ATGCGCAAGGACGTCATTTCCGGAGCAATGTTTCCGAAAAAGGATTTGGTCCGCATCGTGCGCGATAAGGAAATGAACGTTAGCCTAGATCCAACCGGGAAAAAGGCGGGCCGCGGTGCGTATGTGCGGATTGATGTTGACGCAGTCAAACAGGCGCGGGATGCCAAAATGCTAGAGCAGGTTTTTTCCGTCACTCTGGATCCGGCGTTCTATGACCAGCTAATTGCGTACGTTGATCACATCCAAGCTAGACGGGAATTGATGCAAAATGACCAATTATAA